From Deltaproteobacteria bacterium, the proteins below share one genomic window:
- a CDS encoding GTPase Era, with the protein MRSCIVFKSGFIAIIGRPNVGKSTLMNHVIGEKIAITTPKPQTTRNRIMGIFNRDDGQFIFIDTPGIHQAFTPLNKLMVDTAVRTFGSTDILLLLMDAEKGIQEADRKLIESLKETPLPIILGMNKIDLIKKDLLLPMIDELRQLGRFEGIIPLSAIEGRGIDILLDEIWKRLPEGPFLFPEDMMTDRTERFIAAEVIREKVILLTHQEIPYATAVVIDTFQENKDNRRHIRIEATITVEKESQKGILIGRKGTMLKRIGSLARTDLEIFFASRIFLKLFVRVRKGWTQNKRMLKEFGYTEE; encoded by the coding sequence ATAAGGAGTTGCATCGTGTTCAAATCAGGTTTCATCGCCATCATCGGGCGGCCAAACGTTGGGAAATCGACCCTGATGAACCATGTGATCGGGGAAAAAATCGCCATCACGACACCCAAACCACAAACCACCCGAAATCGTATCATGGGAATTTTCAACCGTGACGACGGGCAATTCATCTTTATTGATACACCGGGTATTCATCAGGCGTTTACACCCCTGAACAAGCTCATGGTCGATACGGCCGTTCGGACCTTTGGCAGCACGGACATCCTGTTGCTGCTTATGGACGCCGAAAAAGGCATCCAGGAGGCTGATCGGAAGCTGATAGAATCCCTGAAAGAGACCCCCCTCCCCATCATCCTGGGAATGAACAAAATCGATTTGATCAAAAAGGATCTCCTCCTGCCCATGATTGATGAACTGCGACAACTCGGCAGGTTCGAGGGAATCATCCCTCTGTCTGCTATCGAAGGCCGGGGCATTGATATTCTTCTGGATGAAATATGGAAGAGACTTCCCGAGGGGCCGTTCCTTTTCCCGGAAGACATGATGACCGATCGGACGGAACGGTTCATCGCCGCCGAGGTGATTCGGGAAAAAGTTATCCTGTTGACACACCAGGAAATCCCCTATGCAACGGCCGTAGTCATCGATACTTTCCAGGAGAACAAAGACAATCGTCGGCATATTCGAATTGAAGCGACGATTACCGTCGAAAAGGAATCCCAGAAGGGCATCCTGATTGGCAGAAAGGGAACCATGCTGAAGCGGATCGGTTCTCTCGCACGGACGGACTTGGAAATATTTTTCGCCTCACGGATATTCCTGAAACTCTTTGTCCGGGTCCGCAAGGGCTGGACCCAGAATAAACGGATGCTGAAGGAATTCGGTTATACGGAGGAATAA